A segment of the Arachis hypogaea cultivar Tifrunner chromosome 5, arahy.Tifrunner.gnm2.J5K5, whole genome shotgun sequence genome:
ttaattaatatttcaaaaaattatataattatttattttaaataataatttaattataaaatagttctactataattaaaatattatagaaaataaattacatatttttttagaaagaatggattataattttatcatatatatatatatattaaaaataacaaagtAGAAAAACAGCAactaaaaatattcataaaaatattcCTCAATATCCTACTACTACTCCGAAAAATCTAAATCATAGGAATCCCAAATTTGAATGTTGTTAGGGTCATGGAATGATgcatcaaactaattcaatatTTCCCTTAGCCACTGTAGTTGACACAGTGTCATCACCATCACCGTTCTTCTCTCCATTATTACAGGAACAATAACAAGCATATAGTATCAGCTGAATCAGTCCAGACAAGGCTCCAATTCCATTACTTACCTGCAGCCATATGTATTACTATATTATTAGAGACTAATTAAAAATAGATACCATATTTGAAAAGTTAGTTACCACGTACCAGGACGTAAATATCAAAAGGGTGGATGAGAGCGTATATTGTCCAGCACACTCCATTGAGGAAGTTTGTTAGAGATAGCCAAAACGGCATATATTCCACACTCTTCGTTTTTataacttttgccttgtcaataatttaaaaatataccgAAACTAATGTCAGTTTTGGATGACATATAAATAAACttaataaatcttttaaaataaatagtattttttaactaataaaaaatattttacgttaaatttaattgattttaaattaaaaaataaatatttaaaatattctaaataatctaatttaaaatcttaaattggacattataattttaaataagatTTATTCAAAAcgactaaattttaaattaatttgaattaaagaAAACCTTATCTAACTGTATCCAATACAAATCCTAAACGTATGGgtttaaatagaaattaaaaattatgcAACATATGGGATAATTaggaattaaaaattgaaaacttaCCATGATGGTAAGAGGAGAGACATACATCATGATATTAAATATATCACACAGTACACCAACCACTAACGATCTTTTGTGAGTGCCATGTAGTACCAGCAACGTTATAAGAGCAACAGCGGCAAAGAACACAGCCTCTAATCCCAGAAAGAGCATTACCTTCCTC
Coding sequences within it:
- the LOC112799832 gene encoding bidirectional sugar transporter SWEET6b-like; the protein is MVSAALVRTVIGIIGNVISFGLFFSPAPTFYRIIKKKSVEEFKPDPYIATVLNCAFWVFYGLPFVHPHSVLVVTINSVGLVFEFVYLTIFYIYATNKGRRKVMLFLGLEAVFFAAVALITLLVLHGTHKRSLVVGVLCDIFNIMMYVSPLTIMAKVIKTKSVEYMPFWLSLTNFLNGVCWTIYALIHPFDIYVLVSNGIGALSGLIQLILYACYCSCNNGEKNGDGDDTVSTTVAKGNIELV